A window of the Gemmatimonadetes bacterium SCN 70-22 genome harbors these coding sequences:
- a CDS encoding 50S ribosomal protein L7/L12: MPTTLSKDEILDAIGSMSVIELADLIEAFKSKFNVTIAAVAAGGAAGGAAAAAPAAEEQTEFSVVLKEAGAKKIQVIKVVRELTGLGLKEAKDLVDSAPKEIKAGVSKDEAAQIKAKLEAEGAAVEVK; encoded by the coding sequence ATGCCTACGACCCTGAGCAAGGACGAGATCCTCGACGCGATCGGCAGCATGTCGGTCATCGAGCTCGCCGACCTCATCGAAGCCTTCAAGTCCAAGTTCAACGTCACCATCGCGGCCGTCGCCGCCGGTGGTGCGGCTGGCGGTGCGGCCGCGGCGGCCCCGGCGGCCGAGGAGCAGACGGAGTTCAGCGTCGTGCTCAAGGAAGCCGGCGCCAAGAAGATCCAGGTCATCAAGGTCGTCCGCGAGCTGACGGGCCTCGGCCTGAAGGAAGCCAAGGACCTCGTCGACAGCGCGCCGAAGGAGATCAAGGCCGGCGTGTCCAAGGACGAAGCCGCCCAGATCAAGGCGAAGCTGGAAGCCGAAGGCGCGGCGGTGGAGGTCAAGTAA
- a CDS encoding 50S ribosomal protein L10 — translation MKKSEKEQLVTELSDKIKGATALYFTDFTGLNVKRMTELRRRLRKAGVEYVVIKNTLAIRAVNESGLTGGRLKGPTGVVVAKDAITAAKVLVDFAKENDQKPAVKGGLYEGNAVDDATIKKLATLPTREEALSQFVSALNSVLMMFALALEARKEQLENA, via the coding sequence ATGAAGAAATCCGAGAAGGAGCAGCTCGTTACCGAGCTCAGCGACAAGATCAAGGGCGCAACCGCGCTCTACTTCACCGACTTCACCGGGCTCAACGTGAAGCGGATGACCGAGCTGCGCCGCCGCCTCCGCAAGGCCGGCGTCGAGTACGTCGTCATCAAGAACACCCTCGCGATCCGGGCCGTGAACGAGAGCGGCCTCACCGGAGGCCGCCTCAAGGGGCCAACGGGCGTGGTGGTGGCCAAGGACGCGATCACGGCCGCCAAGGTGCTGGTCGACTTCGCGAAGGAGAACGACCAGAAGCCCGCCGTGAAGGGGGGGCTGTACGAAGGGAACGCCGTCGACGACGCGACCATCAAGAAGCTCGCGACGCTCCCGACGCGTGAGGAGGCACTGTCGCAGTTCGTCAGCGCGCTCAACAGTGTCCTGATGATGTTCGCCCTCGCCCTCGAAGCGAGAAAGGAGCAGCTCGAGAACGCCTAA
- a CDS encoding 50S ribosomal protein L1, whose protein sequence is MRTHGKQFTTAAKKVDAALSYQARQALELVKSSAFAKFDETVEVAVRLGVDPRHADQVVRGTVVLPAGTGKTVRVLVIAVGEKAREAEEAGADFVGVENLQKIKDGWLDFDVMIATPDQMGQVGQLGRVLGPRGLMPNPKAGTVTMNVGQAVRESKAGKIEFRVDKGGNVHAAIGKVSFGIEALETNFTAFMDQIVRSKPAAAKGVYVKNVSVSSTMGPGVRVDTTPYRG, encoded by the coding sequence ATGCGCACTCACGGCAAGCAGTTCACCACCGCGGCGAAGAAGGTCGATGCGGCGCTGTCGTACCAGGCGCGCCAGGCGCTCGAGCTCGTGAAGAGCTCCGCCTTCGCCAAGTTCGACGAGACCGTCGAGGTCGCGGTCCGTCTGGGGGTCGATCCGCGCCACGCCGACCAGGTCGTGCGCGGGACGGTCGTCCTCCCGGCCGGCACCGGGAAGACGGTCCGGGTCCTCGTCATCGCCGTCGGTGAGAAGGCGCGCGAGGCGGAGGAGGCCGGGGCCGACTTCGTCGGCGTCGAGAACCTCCAGAAGATCAAGGACGGCTGGCTCGACTTCGACGTGATGATCGCCACCCCCGACCAGATGGGCCAGGTGGGCCAGCTGGGGCGCGTGCTCGGTCCCCGCGGACTGATGCCGAACCCCAAGGCCGGGACGGTCACCATGAACGTGGGGCAGGCAGTTCGCGAGTCCAAGGCGGGGAAGATCGAGTTCCGCGTGGACAAGGGCGGCAACGTGCATGCGGCCATCGGCAAGGTGTCGTTCGGGATCGAGGCGCTCGAGACCAACTTCACCGCCTTCATGGACCAGATCGTCCGGTCCAAGCCGGCGGCGGCCAAGGGCGTGTACGTCAAGAACGTCTCGGTCTCCAGCACCATGGGCCCCGGCGTTCGCGTGGACACCACTCCGTATCGGGGTTAA
- a CDS encoding 50S ribosomal protein L11, with the protein MAKKVSGFVKLQIPAGRANPAPPVGTALGPQGINIMQFCKEFNARTQSQDGLILPVEITIYSDKSFTFILKTPPAAILIMKELGLEKGSGQPNRVKVGSISKAQVKKIAEVKMPDLNCDSIESAMSMVAGAARSMGVEVKD; encoded by the coding sequence ATGGCAAAGAAGGTCAGCGGGTTCGTCAAGCTCCAGATCCCCGCGGGGCGCGCGAATCCGGCTCCTCCGGTGGGTACGGCTCTCGGCCCGCAGGGGATCAACATCATGCAGTTCTGCAAGGAGTTCAACGCTCGGACGCAGAGCCAGGATGGCTTGATCCTCCCCGTCGAGATCACGATCTACTCGGACAAGTCGTTCACCTTCATCCTCAAGACGCCGCCCGCGGCGATCCTGATCATGAAGGAGCTCGGACTGGAAAAGGGGTCGGGGCAGCCCAACCGCGTGAAGGTCGGATCGATCAGCAAGGCGCAGGTCAAGAAGATTGCCGAAGTGAAGATGCCGGACCTCAACTGTGACTCGATCGAGTCGGCCATGTCGATGGTGGCAGGCGCCGCGCGCTCGATGGGAGTCGAGGTGAAGGACTGA
- a CDS encoding transcription termination/antitermination factor NusG codes for MEHRWYAIQTTAGHENKVKSLIQRKIEQDPRAPEERLIRQALVPTQEVVEIKNGKKVTVERKLYPGYVLVEMLWNQETAHIINGIQGVIKFVQHGLGAPTREPMALRPEEVRRLLGIAEEVEEAAPREEIPFLVGQAVAITEGPFTDFNGTVEEVMPDKGKVRVMVSLFGRPTSVELDYLQLKAY; via the coding sequence GTGGAACACCGCTGGTACGCCATCCAGACGACGGCCGGTCACGAGAACAAGGTCAAGTCGCTCATCCAGCGGAAGATCGAGCAGGATCCCCGCGCGCCGGAGGAGCGGCTGATCCGTCAGGCGCTCGTCCCGACGCAGGAAGTCGTGGAGATCAAGAACGGCAAGAAGGTCACGGTCGAGCGCAAGCTGTATCCCGGCTACGTGCTCGTCGAGATGCTCTGGAACCAGGAGACGGCGCACATCATCAACGGAATCCAGGGCGTCATCAAGTTCGTGCAGCACGGCCTGGGCGCTCCCACCCGGGAGCCGATGGCGCTTCGGCCGGAGGAAGTCCGGCGCCTGCTCGGGATCGCCGAGGAGGTCGAGGAAGCCGCGCCGCGCGAGGAGATCCCGTTCCTGGTCGGCCAGGCCGTGGCGATCACGGAGGGGCCGTTCACCGACTTCAACGGCACGGTCGAGGAAGTGATGCCCGACAAGGGGAAGGTCCGCGTCATGGTCTCCCTCTTCGGGCGCCCGACCTCGGTCGAGCTCGACTACTTGCAGCTGAAGGCCTATTGA
- a CDS encoding preprotein translocase subunit SecE, with amino-acid sequence MTTQAASASWVQRLVAFYHDVMAEMRKVTWPDVPQVRQLSIGVIVLSLFIGGVIALMDLVFQQVLVRWIPSLFGG; translated from the coding sequence GTGACTACCCAAGCTGCCAGCGCGAGCTGGGTGCAACGCCTCGTCGCCTTCTATCACGACGTGATGGCCGAGATGCGGAAGGTGACGTGGCCTGACGTGCCGCAGGTGCGCCAGCTGTCCATCGGGGTCATCGTGCTGTCGCTCTTCATCGGCGGCGTCATCGCCCTGATGGACCTGGTGTTCCAGCAGGTGCTCGTGCGCTGGATCCCCTCGCTGTTCGGGGGCTGA